The DNA segment CGGAACATGATCCCGGAGATCGCGGAGAAGCTGCTGGCCGAACTCCCGGTCGCGGGCGGCGTCGCGATCGTCGAGGACCAGTTCGACGACACCGCCGTGATCGAGGGCGTCCCTCCGTCCGGCTTCCTCGACCGCGAGGCGGAGCTGCTGGAGGACGCGTACGACCGCCTGCCGACGGTCCCCTTCGACGACGTCGACGTGTTGGTCCTCGATCGGCAGGGGAAAGACGTCAGCGGGCAGGGGATGGACACGAACGTGATCGGCCGGCGCCCGTTCGCGATCAACGAGCCGGAGCCGGAGCTGCCGGACGTCAAGCGAATCTTCGTGCGGGGGCTGACGGAGACGACCCACGGCAACGCCATGGGGATGGGCTCCGCGGACTTCGTCCATCGAGATCTCGCCGCCGAGCTGGACAGCTCGACCACGCTCATCAACGCGATCACCGCGAGCACGACGCGCGGGGTTCGGCTCCCGCCCGTCGTCGAGACGGACCGCGCGGGGCTCGTCGCGTCGCTGTCGACCGTCGGCGTCGTCGATCCGGACACGGTCCGCGTGCTCCGTGCGACGGACACGATGCGGCTCGACCGGCTGTACGCCTCTCCCGCGCTCGTCGACGAGGCCCGCGAGCGCGACGACCTGCGGGTCGTCGCGGAGCCGAGCCCGATCGAGTTCGACGACGGCCGGTTCGTCGCGCCGACCCCGCACGAAACCGGAGAGCGCGGCGGCTGAGAGATAGATTTAAGGATATGAGAGAGTTCAACTAGATAATCGATGGATCAGACCTCTCAATCGGCCGTGCGCGTCGACGTCCGAAATGTGGGCGGCATCGACGAGGCGTCCGTGACCCTCCCCGAGGGGGTCTCGGTGTTGGCCGGGCGAAACGCGACGAACCGGACCTCGTTCCTGCAGGCGCTGATGGCCGGACTCGGGAGCCGTCGGAGCTCGCTGAAGGGCGACGCCGACGAGGGCGAAGTGACCCTCGAACTGGGCGACGAGACGTACACCCGGACGCTGAAGAGACGCGGGGACTCGGTCGCGTTCGGCGGCGACCCGTACCTCGACGACCCGGAGCTCGCGGACCTGTTCGCGTTCCTGCTGGAGAACAACGAGGCGCGCCGGGCCGTCGCCCGCGGCGACGACCTTCAAGAGATCATCATGCGGCCGATCGACACCGACTCGATCGACGCCGAGATCCGGGAGTGCAAGCGCGAGCGGTCCGAGCTGGAAGACGAGATCGACCGGCTCGACGGGCTCGAACAGGACCTCCCCGAGCTGGAGGCCGAGCTCCGCGAGAAGCGGTCGGAGCTCGAGGAGGCCGAGGCGGAGCTCGAATCGGTCCGGGATGAGCTGGACGACCTCGACGCCGGCGTCGAGGAGAGCCGCACCCGCAAGCGGGAGCTCGAAGAGGCGTTCCAGCGCGTTCGCGACGCCCGCTCGGAGCTGGACGACCTCGAGTTCGACCTCGAGACCGAACGGTCGACGCTGACGGAGCTGAAGGCGGAGCGCGACGAGCTCCAGGAGACGGTGGAGTCGGCACAGGAGCCCGACGAGAGCCCCGATCAGCTCGCCGGTCGCATCGGCGAGCTGCGCCGTCGCCAGCGCGCGCTCGACGACGCGATCAACGAGCTCGGCAGCGTCATCAACTTCAACGAGGACATGCTCGAGGGCTCGGCTCCCGCCATCGACGTCGAGGGGAGCGGCGACAAGGCGGTCGCCGCCGCCGGCGCGTCCCGGGGCGGCGACAGCCCGACCGACGCGCTGACCGGCGAGGACCGGACGACGTGTTGGACCTGCGGCTCCGTGGTCGAGACCGAACAGATCGAGGCGACGCTCGACCGCCTCCGAGACCTCCGGTCGGAGCGGCTCGACGAGCGAGGCGATCTCCGCGAGGAGATCCAGGAGCTTACCGACCGGCAGTCAGAGCTGCGCGAGGCGCAGCGCGAGGTCGAGCGCGCCGAGGAGCGGCTCGACGCGGTCCGGTCGGAGATCGAGGGGACCGAGTCTCGGATCGCGGATCTCGAGGACCGGATCGAGGCGAAGCGGTCGGAGATCGAGGAGCTTGAGGCGGAGGCCGAGTCGATCGACGTGGACGGTCACGACGAGGCGCTGGAGCGCCACCGCGAGGCCAACGAGATCGAGCTCCGGATCGGGCGGCTCGAAGACGAGATCGCGGAGATCGAAGCGGAGATCGACGAGCGGGAGGAGGCGATCGAACGCCGCGAGGAGCTCGAGGCCGAGCGGGAGGCGATCGCGGACCGGCTGACGGAGCTGCGAACGCGGGTCGACCGGCTGGAGGAGAGCGCCGTCGAGGAGTTCAACGAGCACATGGCGACGGTCCTCGACATCCTCGGGTACGAGAACCTCGACCGGATCTGGATCGAGCGCCGCGAGACCGACGTGCGCGAGGGGCGGCGGAAGGTCACGCAGACGCGGTTCGACCTCCACATCGTCCGCTCGTCGCCCGACGGCGCCGCCTACGAGGACACCGTCGACCACCTCTCGGAGAGCGAGCGCGAGGTGACCGGACTCGTGTTCGCGCTGGCGGGGTACCTCGTTCACGACGTTCACGAGACGGTGCCGTTCATCATCCTGGACTCGCTGGAGGCGATCGACTCGGACCGCATCGCGCGCGTGGTCGACTACTTCCGCGACCACGCGGATTACCTCGTGGCCGCCCTGCTCCCGGAGGACGCCGCCGCGCTCCCCGACGAGTACGCGTACGTCGAGCGGATCGACTGAGTCCGGACCGGCGCCGTTCGGGTCGGAACCGCGTCGTCGCACCGATACCCTTGTAACGCTACCCCTCGAACCACCGATATGACCGGCGAGGACGGACCGAACACGAAAGTCGGGCGAGTGATCGAGGCGTACGATCTCGACGAGATGGGATCGACGCTCGAGGCCGAGTGGACGGGCGAGACGGGCGAGCGCACGAGCCTGCGGGACCTCGCCGACGAGTTCAACGAGGCGGTGGTGGCGGCGGCGGTCCGCGAGTCCGCCAGCTCGTCGCTCGACGTCGAGGTCTCGAGCACGTACGAGGCGCTGCGGAACGGGACCGGCCCGGAGGCGACGCGGGCGCGACGGCGACTCGAACGCGAGGGCGTGGACGTCGACGAACTGACTGCCGACTTCGTCACGCACCAGGCGATCCACACGTACCTCACCGAGGACCGCGGGGCGAGCCTCCCCAGCGACGAGGAGGGGCGCGTCGACCGGAAGATCCAGACGATCGAGAAGCTGCAGGGGCGGCTCTCGGCGGTCAGCGAGTCGGCGATCTCGTCGCTCGCGAACGCCGGCGAGCTCGATCGGGACGACTACGACGTCCTCGTGGACGTGCGGGCCGTCTGTCCGCACTGCGGGGCGGACGCGCCGGTCAGCGAACTCATCCGCCGGGGCGGCTGCGGCTGCGCGACCGACGACGCCGCGGCGGACGGGGACTGATTCGGCCGGCTGGCGGCCTACCGCTTCCTGGCCGCCGCGACCGCGTCGACCGTCCGGCGCGCGTTCTCGGTGATCGTCGCGTACGCCTCGTTCGCGACGGCCTCGCCGCCGTCGACGGGATCGAGGCGGCGGGCGGCGAAGCGACGTTCGTCAGGGCCGACATGCGCGAGCCCGCTGAGATCGAGGCGCTCGTCGACCACGCCGCCGCGGAGTACGGACGGATCGACGTGCTGGTGAACAACGCGGGCGTCCAGACGGAGACGACCGCTCGGGAGGCGACGGTGGAGGACTGGGAGTTCGTCGTCGAGACCGACTTCCGGTCGTTCTGGCTGTGCGCGAAGCACGCGGCCGACCACATGCCCGCCGGCGGGACGATACTCAACACCGCCTCGAACCAAGCGTACCTCACGATGCCCGGTCTCTTCCCCTACAACGCGGTCAAGGCCGGGATCAACGGGATGACCCGCGCCCTGGCGCTGGAGCTCGGCCCGGACGGGATCACGGTGAACACGATCAACCCCGGCTGGATCGAAATCGACCGGACCCGGGAGGAGCTGGGCGACGACTACGGGAACACGGAGGACATTCATCCGGTCGGTCGACTCGGGAAACCCGCCGACGTGGCCGGGGTCGCGGCGTTCCTCGCGAGCGACGACGCGAGCTTCGTCACCGGCGAGAGCGTCCTCGTCGACGGCGGCCGGTCGCAGGTGATGGAAGACGACCGCTATCTCGACTACCGTCGAAACCGGTGATCGCACGACGAGCGTTTCGGTGACGGTGCGGTCCGTCGACGGTGGCGGTCGCGTCGGAACCGGTGGGCGCAGATACACAAGTGTTTATACTATTCTGTTAACCTAACAAACATACTATTTATTTACGAGATCGGATCGTTCAGAGTCGGTCGTTCCCGAAACGCTCACGCAGTTTGCGATTCTTCGGCGAATACGAACCTTGAAATAGGCACTAACGCCGTTTCCTCGACGAACGGATATCCATCGATCAGCCGGTTCGCGGTGGGGTCGACGGTTGTCGCTCATTCTCCGGCACTCGGCACCTCTCAGCCGACAAAAACGCCGATACCGTCATCCGTCGAGATCGAGTGCGACTATCCGGGAACGTATAAATATAAGAAATATAGTATGTATTTTTGTTTGGTAGTTAGACGTATCGTCGAGCGTCGTCGCCCGGTCCGATTCGGTCCGTTCGGCTGGCCTACCGTATAGACACGTCAATCCGCGGCGGCGTCGACACCGCGTCGGCGAGTTCGATGGCCGCGGCGGGCAGGCGAGAGAACCGTTTATTGTCCGCGGGTCAGACGGCACCGTATGGACGAGGCGGCGGTGTTCGACCGCGTGGTGACCGCGCTCGACGAGCGGAACTACGAGCCGCTGGTGCACGTGCCGGAGGCCCACAGCGAGACGTACGCGGACGTGCTCGACCGGTGTCGCCGCCACGAGATCTCGATTCGGAGGCGGTACCCGGACGTGCTCGGCTTCACCGACGCGGACCGCGTGTTCGCGATCGAGGTGAAGGGGTCGACGAACCTCCTCCGCGGCATCGGGCAGGCGATGACGTACCAGCAGGGCGCGCACGTCTCGTACCTCGCGGGCGACGGTGAGGCCGTCGCGCCCCACGCGAACCTGCTCCGGTCGAAGGGGGTCGGCGTCATCGGCGTCGACGGCGACGGGGCGACCTCGTGGAGCGACCCGCCGAGCGCGGAGTCGGCCGAGGAGGTCGCCGACGTCGAGGGGCAGCTGTCCATCCGGCTCCGCGGAAACGCGTTCGGCGGCGACGTCACGACGCTGAGCCTCGCGCAGCCGCTGAACTACCTCGCGCCGGTCGTCGCCCTCGACCGGTACGGGCCGCTCGCGCGCGACGAGCTCGTCGACGTCATCGCCGACGAGTACGGGTTCGGCGCCGGGGACGAGACCGTCGCGAGCGCGCGGACGCTCGGACTCCTCGCGCTCGGCTCGCCGCACGCGCTGACCTCCCAGGGCGAGCTGGCCGCGACGGTGCTCCGCGGGTACGGGGTCGAGGACCTCGACGACCTCCGCCTGACGAAGCGGGACGTGACCGGGAAGACGGTCGCCGAGGTCCACCCGCCGCTCGCGGTGCTCCTCCGGAACTCGTTTTCCCGGCACCCGGAGTTCGGCCTGCTGCTCGACGCGCTCCGCAAGGAGGGGCCGCGCGTGCAGTTCCTCGACCTCGTCGAGCGGCTGGTCCGCGAGTACCCGAACGTCTTCCTGAGCGCGTTCTGCACGACGCGGGGCGCCGCTCGCGCCCGAGAGCTGATCGAGCGAGGGAAGACCGCGCGCCTCTATCGCGACCCGTCGGTCTGGCGGGACGTGATCCGCAACAACGTCCTCTTCAACTTCGTCCAGCAGCTGAAACACGTCGGCGTGCTCGCTCCGGAGACGCGGAGCCACAGCGGGGCGATAGACGAGTACGACCCCGACGAGAAGCCGTGGATCGTCGCCGATCTCGGGTAGGCGCCGGAGACTCCGATCGGGAACAGCGGCAACGCGACCGGAAGGTGACCCGCCGATGGCGAGTGTGCTCCGGATATGTCGTTCGGATGCCACCAGAAGTATCTAATATTATTAACCGTGTACATTACTGTGGCATGGTATCAGTAGGCAAGATGCGCGAGCTGTACGCCGACATGGTAACGGCGCGGTACTACGAGGAACGCCTCCAGGAGGAGTACCTGGAGGGGAAACAGCCGGCGTTCGACATCTCCGCGGGGCCGATTCCCGGGGAGCTCCACCTCGCGGCGGGTCAGGAGGCGGCCGCCGCGGGCGTCTGTCACCACCTTCGACCGGACGACACCGTAACGGCGCCGCATCGGCCCCATCACGTCGCCATCGCGAAGGGCGTCGACCTGAAGCGGATGACCGCCGAGATCTTCGGGCGGAAGACGGGCCTCGGGAAGGGCAAAGGCGGGCACATGCACCTGTTCGACCCCGACGTGAACTTCGCGTGTAGCGGGATCATCGCCGAGGGGTGTCCGCCGGCGGCCGGGGCGGCGTTGGCGGCCAAAAAGCGGAACGAGGACGCCGTCGCGGTCGCGTTCCTCGGCGAGGGGGCGATCGACCAGGGGGCGTTCCTCGAGTCGCTGAACTTCGCGAGCGTCCACGACCTGCCGGTCGTGTTCGTCGTCGAGGACAACGACTGGGCGATCAGCATGCCCAAAGAGCGCGTCACCGACGTGGAGGACGGGTCCGATCGGGCGGCCGGGTTCGACATGCCCGGCGTTCGCGTCGACCGTGACGACGCCCTCGCCGTCTACGAGGCGGCCGGCGAGGCGGTCGGGCGTGCGCGGGATCGGAACGGACCGACGCTCCTGGAGGTGCAGGTCCACCGCCGGATGGGCCACTTCATGGGCGATCCGCAGGCGTATCGGTCCGACGAGGACGAGGAGGCCGCGCTCGCCCGCGACTCGATCGACAGGCTCGAATCGGAGCTTCGGGACCACGGCGTCGACGATGACGGGCTCGCGGGGATCCGGGAGGACGCGGAGGCGCGGGTCGAGGAGGCGATCGCGTGGGCGAAAGAGCAGCCGCAGCCCGCCCCCGAAGATGCCCACGACGACGTGTTCGTGAACCCGCCCTCGGGCGTGACGACGGACGAACCGGAGTTCGAGCTCGCGGAGGTGAACGGCGATGAGTGAGTCGGAGGGCGTCGTCGACCGCGAGCTGACGATGAGCCGCGCGATGGTCGAGTCGATCGCCCACGAGATGCGCGAGAACGAGGAGGTGTTCTACATGGGCGAGGACGTCGCCGACTACGGCGGCATCTTCGACAGCACCCAGGGGTTACTCGACGAGTTCGGTCGCGACCGGATCATGGACGTGCCGATAAGCGAGACCGCGTACCTCGGGGCGGCGGTCGGCGCCGCGCAGGAGGGGATGCGTCCGATCGCGGAGCTGATGTTCGCGGACTTCTTCGGCGTCGCGATGGACCAGATCTACAACCAGCTCGCGAAGAACACCTACATGAGCGGCGGCAACGTGAACGTGCCGCTCGTCCTCACGGCCGCCGTCGGCGGGACGTACAACGACGCCGCCCAGCACTCGCAGACCCTCTACGGGACGTTCGCGCACGTTCCGGGACTGAAGCTCGTCGTGCCGTCGACCGCCTACGACGCGAAGGGGCTGATGCACAACGCGATCCGCGACGACGACCCGGTGATGTACCTGTTCCACAAACGGCTGATGGGGATCGGCTGGATGCCCGCGCCGGACGGCCCGAAGACGCCGGTCCCGGAGACGGACTACACCATCCCGTTCGGGTCGGCCGACGTCAAGCGCGAGGGCGACGACGTTACCGTGGTCACGCTCGGGCTCCACGTCCACCGCGCGCTCGACGCGGCGGAGTCGCTCGCGGCGGAGGGGATCGACGCGGAGGTCGTCGACCTCCGGAGCCTGGTCCCGCTCGACACCGAGACGGTCCTCGAGTCGGTCCGGAAGACCGGGCGGCTCGTCGTCGTCGACGAGGATTACCGGTCGTTCGGCGTCACCGGAGAGATCATCGCGCGGGTCGCCGACCGCGACCTCGACGCGCTCGACGCCGTCGAGCGGGTGGCCGTTCCCGACGTGCCGATCCCGTACGCCCGCCCGATGGAGAACGAGGTGATCCCGGACGCCGACGACATCGAGGAGCGCGTTCGAGCGGTCCTGTCCGCAGAATGAGCGGACGACGACTGGCGGCCGACGGCGGCTCCGGGATGCGGGTCGCGGTCCGCGCGACCGGCGACTGGGAGGCCGACGTCGACGAGACCGAGGGGATCCTCGTCGACTGGTTCGCCCGCGAAGGCCGGGCGGTCGAGGCCGGCGACACGCTGTGTGAGATACAGGTCGAGAAAGTGAGCGTCGACATTCCCGCGCCCGTGGCGGGGACTCTCGACGAGATCGTCGTGGGCGAGGACGACGAGTTCGAGATCGGCGACACGCTCGGGTGGATCCGGACCGAGTGACGGCTCGCCTCCCCCGTCCGCCCGATTACCGGGGCTCCGAGGCGGAAGAATCCAGATACCGGCCGAACAGCAGCGGAGAAACGAGCAGCGCGAGCGGGACGGCGATCCAGACCTGCCCCGCGAGCACGTCGTACTGGCCGAGCGTGACCGAAACCGGCGTGCCCTCGGCCCACCCGACGACGAACTCGAACCCGACGGTGAGCATCGTCCACAGGACGCCGACACCGATCAGTTCGATCCGTCCGTACTCGGTCGGGGTCCGCGAGAAGTAGGCGAACGAGACGAGGAGTATCGCGGCGACGAGGAGCGCGGTGCTCGCCACGTGCCCGGGGTAGTCGCCGATTCTGGGGATTAGAACGAGTTCTCGAAAGACGCCGTTGACGACGGCGACGACCGCCATCACCGCCCAGACCCCAAGCGGGTACAGGAACGCGTGCGGCCGAATCGATCCCGTCTCCGATCCGGGCGTGAGTCTCATCAGTCGGCGTTCGTACCGCGACGGGAAAAGCCGACTCGGAGATTCTCTACCGGCGGGATCAGCGAACACCGAGCAGCGAGGCGAGCCGTTCCGGAAGCGCCGACCGGTCCGTCCGCTCGGACGCCACCGACGCGTCGCCGGTCCCGAGCTCTTTGAATCCCGTCCCGGTCGGGACGAGGACGACGTCGTCGTCGGCGGCGATCTCGCCGCGCTCGGACAGCCGGGTCGCGCCTGCGAGCGACGCCGCCGACGCCGGCTCGACGCAGAACCCGCCTTCGACGGCGAACCGGCACTGTGCGGCCCGAATCTCGTCGTCCGTGACCGAGACGACGGCGCCGCCGGTGTCGCGGACCGCCGCGAGCGTGCGACCCCCGCTCGGCGGGTCCGGGTTCCCGATCGAGTGCGCGATCGTCTCGCCGGTTTCGTCGGGCGCGAGGGGCGTCGGGTCGGTCGCGCCCGACTCGAACGCCCGCGTTATCGGGTCGGCCGCGGCGGTCTGGACGGGGTACAGGCGAGGGGGCTCGTCGAGGAGTCCGGCGGCGTCGAGGTCGCGGATCCCGCGCCAGAGCCCCGAGGCGAACCCCCCGGAGCTCGTCGGCACCACGATCGCGTCGGGGGCGTCGGGCGCGAACGCCTCGCAGATCTCGAACAGCGCGGTCGCGTACCCGCTTATCCGGGCCGGGGCGTCGCTGACGAGGAACCGGACTGGGAGCTCCTCGGACAGCGCGAGCGCGTCGCCGTAGAGGGCTCCGTAGTCGCCGTCGACCCGCACGATCGTCGGCTCGTACTGGCCGATGAGTTCCAGTCGGACAGGGGAGATGTCGTCGGGGACGAGGACGACGCACTCGCGGGCGAGGCTCGCGGCGTGGGCGGCGGTGCTCATCGCCATGTTGCCGTACGAGACGGTGCCGACGGCGCCGTCCTCCGCGGCGATCGCGTGCGGGACGGCCACGGCGCTGCCCCGGTCCTTGTACGCGCCGGTCGGGTGTTCGCCCTCGTCTTTGACGTACACGCGACAGCCCGCGGCGGCGTCGAGCCCCTCGCTCCTGACCAGCGGGGTGCCGCCCGCGGCCCGAGCGACGCCGTCGGGCCGGTCGATCGGCAAGAGCGGCTCGTAGCGCCACGCGCCGTCGTACTCCCGGCAGTCCGCCCAGTCGAACGCCGCCGCGTCGGTCTCGAACCAGAGCGGCTCTCCGCAGTCGCACCGGACGCGGAGCGAGTCCTGATATCGTTCCTCACATCGGTAACACCGCAACGCGGGAGACATGGAGCGTCCTGCGGCGCGCGGTCACGTATACCCTCCGACCGCGCGGAGGCGCTCACCTATCGCGTCGCTCTCGTCGGACCGCCGAGCGGTACTGGTTCCCCGACCGCCGCCACGATCGCCGGCGAGCGCGCCCGGCACCAGCCTTTTCAGTATTCATCACGAAAAATGAGCATGGACAGAGAGACGGCGATGACCGACGTCTGCGACCGCCAGTACCCCGTCGCGTTCGACACCGTCGTCGAGGAGTGCGACGAGGCCGTCGTCGAGTTCGCGAACGGCGAAACGATGCCGCTCGCGGAGATCCTCGGCGTGGTCGACGACGAGCCCGACGCCTTCCGGTCCGAGGCCGAACTGGAGGAGTTCGTCACCTCGCTGCTCCCGGAGGACGCGGTCGGGCGGAAGGGATACGACGACCGCGGGAGCGCCGCCACCGAGTCTGACGAGACCTCGTTTTAAACCCCGAGCCGGCCGGTAGTTGGTAACGGGCTACTCACTGGCGAAAACGGCTTCGGCCAGTCGCTTTCACGCGTCGTCGACCGTTCGAGCTCGTCCGATCGGACGGGGGAGCGACAGGTCGGGGAACGCGCGGGCGACGGGCTACCGATGGGCACCAACACCGACGATCGCGCCACAGCCCGCACATTCGGAGACGACCAGCGGATCGGACGAGGAATGCTTCACGACGACGTCGTCGACTCCGCTCGGGCCACCGCACCGCGCACAGACGACCGGACGAGTGTCTCTCATTTGGTGTTCAGTACTCCGCAGCGAGGTACGTCACCGACTCACATAACCGTATGGTATACCTTACTGCCAGGTGTTGTGGCCGTCGCGCCCGTGAGGTGATCCGG comes from the Halorubrum depositum genome and includes:
- a CDS encoding thiamine pyrophosphate-dependent dehydrogenase E1 component subunit alpha; the protein is MVSVGKMRELYADMVTARYYEERLQEEYLEGKQPAFDISAGPIPGELHLAAGQEAAAAGVCHHLRPDDTVTAPHRPHHVAIAKGVDLKRMTAEIFGRKTGLGKGKGGHMHLFDPDVNFACSGIIAEGCPPAAGAALAAKKRNEDAVAVAFLGEGAIDQGAFLESLNFASVHDLPVVFVVEDNDWAISMPKERVTDVEDGSDRAAGFDMPGVRVDRDDALAVYEAAGEAVGRARDRNGPTLLEVQVHRRMGHFMGDPQAYRSDEDEEAALARDSIDRLESELRDHGVDDDGLAGIREDAEARVEEAIAWAKEQPQPAPEDAHDDVFVNPPSGVTTDEPEFELAEVNGDE
- the rdfA gene encoding rod-determining factor RdfA; protein product: MTGEDGPNTKVGRVIEAYDLDEMGSTLEAEWTGETGERTSLRDLADEFNEAVVAAAVRESASSSLDVEVSSTYEALRNGTGPEATRARRRLEREGVDVDELTADFVTHQAIHTYLTEDRGASLPSDEEGRVDRKIQTIEKLQGRLSAVSESAISSLANAGELDRDDYDVLVDVRAVCPHCGADAPVSELIRRGGCGCATDDAAADGD
- a CDS encoding alpha-ketoacid dehydrogenase subunit beta; this encodes MSESEGVVDRELTMSRAMVESIAHEMRENEEVFYMGEDVADYGGIFDSTQGLLDEFGRDRIMDVPISETAYLGAAVGAAQEGMRPIAELMFADFFGVAMDQIYNQLAKNTYMSGGNVNVPLVLTAAVGGTYNDAAQHSQTLYGTFAHVPGLKLVVPSTAYDAKGLMHNAIRDDDPVMYLFHKRLMGIGWMPAPDGPKTPVPETDYTIPFGSADVKREGDDVTVVTLGLHVHRALDAAESLAAEGIDAEVVDLRSLVPLDTETVLESVRKTGRLVVVDEDYRSFGVTGEIIARVADRDLDALDAVERVAVPDVPIPYARPMENEVIPDADDIEERVRAVLSAE
- a CDS encoding archaea-specific SMC-related protein — encoded protein: MDQTSQSAVRVDVRNVGGIDEASVTLPEGVSVLAGRNATNRTSFLQALMAGLGSRRSSLKGDADEGEVTLELGDETYTRTLKRRGDSVAFGGDPYLDDPELADLFAFLLENNEARRAVARGDDLQEIIMRPIDTDSIDAEIRECKRERSELEDEIDRLDGLEQDLPELEAELREKRSELEEAEAELESVRDELDDLDAGVEESRTRKRELEEAFQRVRDARSELDDLEFDLETERSTLTELKAERDELQETVESAQEPDESPDQLAGRIGELRRRQRALDDAINELGSVINFNEDMLEGSAPAIDVEGSGDKAVAAAGASRGGDSPTDALTGEDRTTCWTCGSVVETEQIEATLDRLRDLRSERLDERGDLREEIQELTDRQSELREAQREVERAEERLDAVRSEIEGTESRIADLEDRIEAKRSEIEELEAEAESIDVDGHDEALERHREANEIELRIGRLEDEIAEIEAEIDEREEAIERREELEAEREAIADRLTELRTRVDRLEESAVEEFNEHMATVLDILGYENLDRIWIERRETDVREGRRKVTQTRFDLHIVRSSPDGAAYEDTVDHLSESEREVTGLVFALAGYLVHDVHETVPFIILDSLEAIDSDRIARVVDYFRDHADYLVAALLPEDAAALPDEYAYVERID
- a CDS encoding lipoyl domain-containing protein; protein product: MSGRRLAADGGSGMRVAVRATGDWEADVDETEGILVDWFAREGRAVEAGDTLCEIQVEKVSVDIPAPVAGTLDEIVVGEDDEFEIGDTLGWIRTE
- a CDS encoding DUF5789 family protein, with translation MDRETAMTDVCDRQYPVAFDTVVEECDEAVVEFANGETMPLAEILGVVDDEPDAFRSEAELEEFVTSLLPEDAVGRKGYDDRGSAATESDETSF
- a CDS encoding threonine synthase; amino-acid sequence: MSPALRCYRCEERYQDSLRVRCDCGEPLWFETDAAAFDWADCREYDGAWRYEPLLPIDRPDGVARAAGGTPLVRSEGLDAAAGCRVYVKDEGEHPTGAYKDRGSAVAVPHAIAAEDGAVGTVSYGNMAMSTAAHAASLARECVVLVPDDISPVRLELIGQYEPTIVRVDGDYGALYGDALALSEELPVRFLVSDAPARISGYATALFEICEAFAPDAPDAIVVPTSSGGFASGLWRGIRDLDAAGLLDEPPRLYPVQTAAADPITRAFESGATDPTPLAPDETGETIAHSIGNPDPPSGGRTLAAVRDTGGAVVSVTDDEIRAAQCRFAVEGGFCVEPASAASLAGATRLSERGEIAADDDVVLVPTGTGFKELGTGDASVASERTDRSALPERLASLLGVR
- a CDS encoding DUF362 domain-containing protein, with protein sequence MDSLDDLVVPEATVLDACGDRPLPELGLIERAWETDPIPSDRVEAAAAEAVASLEFDGVPEGGEVAVGAGSRGIANLPSIVSGVVGAIEDAGYDPFVFPAMGSHGGATAEGQREMLESLGVTPEAIGCEIRSSMEVVRVGETPDRGVPVYADANAAAADAIVPVNRVKPHTDYDGPVESGLSKMLVIGMGKQRGAKTAHEWAVDWSFRNMIPEIAEKLLAELPVAGGVAIVEDQFDDTAVIEGVPPSGFLDREAELLEDAYDRLPTVPFDDVDVLVLDRQGKDVSGQGMDTNVIGRRPFAINEPEPELPDVKRIFVRGLTETTHGNAMGMGSADFVHRDLAAELDSSTTLINAITASTTRGVRLPPVVETDRAGLVASLSTVGVVDPDTVRVLRATDTMRLDRLYASPALVDEARERDDLRVVAEPSPIEFDDGRFVAPTPHETGERGG